In Acinetobacter piscicola, a single window of DNA contains:
- a CDS encoding PIN domain-containing protein: protein MKKILLLDIENLHKTEKELLKYLSQYQLIYLVYAKSPVNFSLDGLVKLAPFVINGKLKILKMPKLGKDAADFGLAFIAGQLSVQMQAKEYCFDVMSNDHSMEYVVDLLKLAQFDVKIIHEKPLIAYQQIQEIKSEFNLNKMLYQYCENLTKSNFSKPAKVESLINSLKANLKIEEDIAKAVIEELKKLKVIKINENKVQYFQNIIGKLVQDFSAETAETAETAETAETAETAETAETAETADFEVLEQRLTEIQFKLVTYFNSQNKPYPKTLSGFTTILKKCLDETLIEESLYLLKKYELIQVNSKKQISYSPILFAN from the coding sequence ATGAAAAAAATCTTATTACTTGATATTGAGAATTTACATAAAACCGAAAAAGAACTACTTAAATATTTATCTCAATATCAATTAATCTATCTTGTTTATGCAAAATCACCCGTGAATTTTAGTTTAGATGGATTGGTAAAACTTGCGCCATTTGTGATAAATGGAAAATTAAAAATTTTAAAAATGCCTAAATTAGGCAAAGATGCTGCTGACTTTGGTTTAGCGTTTATTGCAGGACAATTATCCGTTCAAATGCAAGCAAAAGAGTATTGTTTTGACGTCATGTCCAATGATCATTCAATGGAATATGTTGTGGATTTGCTTAAATTGGCACAATTTGATGTGAAAATTATCCATGAAAAGCCATTGATTGCATATCAACAGATACAAGAAATTAAATCTGAATTCAATCTAAATAAAATGCTTTATCAATATTGTGAAAATTTGACCAAATCGAATTTTTCTAAACCTGCAAAAGTAGAGTCATTAATTAACTCTTTGAAGGCAAATTTAAAAATTGAGGAGGATATTGCAAAAGCAGTGATTGAAGAGCTAAAAAAATTAAAAGTCATTAAAATTAATGAAAATAAAGTACAGTATTTTCAAAATATTATAGGGAAATTAGTACAGGATTTTTCTGCTGAAACTGCTGAAACTGCTGAAACTGCTGAAACTGCTGAAACTGCTGAAACTGCTGAAACTGCTGAAACTGCTGAAACTGCTGATTTTGAAGTATTAGAACAAAGATTAACTGAAATTCAATTTAAACTCGTGACTTATTTTAATTCACAGAATAAACCTTATCCAAAAACATTAAGCGGTTTTACGACAATTTTAAAAAAATGTTTAGATGAAACATTAATAGAAGAAAGTTTATATTTATTAAAGAAATATGAGCTTATTCAGGTGAATAGTAAAAAACAAATTTCATATAGTCCAATTTTATTTGCGAATTAA
- the ureE gene encoding urease accessory protein UreE, with protein MKIFTQRLEQTETEEAFETVALTFDTRQKSRFRATLDNGDDIGVDLPRTGILRSGALIATEQGEILKVNAKAEHLMQVTAKTEFELLKAAYHLGNRHVPLMLTPTALYFEPDHVLAEMVQGLGLVVTEVDHPFEPESGAYAQHAHSHERLSKAETKPLSPIKSLHHVH; from the coding sequence ATGAAAATATTTACCCAACGATTGGAGCAGACGGAAACTGAAGAGGCATTTGAAACGGTTGCTCTGACTTTTGATACCCGTCAAAAAAGTCGTTTTCGTGCCACTTTGGACAATGGCGATGATATAGGCGTGGATTTACCACGTACAGGTATTTTAAGAAGTGGCGCATTGATTGCGACCGAGCAAGGCGAGATTTTAAAGGTCAATGCCAAAGCGGAACATTTGATGCAAGTTACGGCAAAGACTGAATTTGAGCTGTTAAAAGCGGCATATCACTTGGGCAATCGGCATGTGCCACTGATGTTGACCCCGACCGCTTTGTATTTTGAGCCTGATCATGTGCTTGCGGAAATGGTGCAGGGCTTAGGTTTGGTTGTCACGGAGGTTGATCACCCCTTTGAACCTGAAAGTGGTGCTTATGCGCAACATGCACACAGTCATGAGCGTTTATCGAAAGCAGAAACGAAGCCTTTAAGCCCAATCAAGTCTTTACACCATGTCCATTAA
- the ureG gene encoding urease accessory protein UreG, producing MSERSPLRVGIGGPVGSGKTALTLNLCRALRDKYNMAVVTNDIYTKEDSNFLTRNEAMSPDRIVGVETGGCPHTAIREDASINLAAIDDLCEKFEGLELIIIESGGDNLAATFSPELSDLTLYVIDVAGGEKIPRKGGPGITKSDLLIINKTDLAPMVGANLEVMDQDAKRMRGDKPFLFSNMKTEAGLAEIILFIEKQGLFKA from the coding sequence ATGTCAGAACGTAGTCCATTACGTGTTGGAATTGGTGGTCCTGTTGGATCAGGTAAAACGGCATTGACCTTAAATTTATGTCGTGCATTACGTGACAAATATAATATGGCAGTGGTCACCAATGATATTTATACCAAAGAAGATTCTAACTTTTTAACCCGCAATGAAGCCATGTCACCTGATCGTATTGTGGGGGTGGAAACAGGTGGTTGTCCACATACTGCGATTCGTGAGGATGCTTCAATTAACCTTGCTGCAATTGATGATTTATGTGAAAAGTTTGAGGGTTTGGAACTGATTATCATTGAAAGTGGTGGTGATAATTTAGCTGCAACCTTTAGCCCTGAGCTATCCGATTTAACCCTTTATGTGATTGATGTTGCAGGGGGGGAAAAGATTCCCCGTAAAGGTGGACCGGGTATTACCAAGTCAGATTTATTGATTATTAACAAGACAGATTTAGCGCCAATGGTCGGGGCAAATCTTGAGGTGATGGATCAGGATGCAAAACGCATGCGTGGTGATAAACCCTTTTTATTTTCCAATATGAAAACTGAAGCTGGTTTGGCTGAAATTATTTTATTTATTGAAAAACAAGGTTTATTTAAAGCCTGA
- a CDS encoding urease accessory protein UreF: protein MSINAAQLLKLLTLSSTALPVGAYCYSQGVESAIEKGLIHDENSSKAYFEDVLEMLLLRFELPILQRLMQHFSQENEFLYWAHLYRASRESKELLAESQQLAFSLNAWIKDVLLLDVTVKKQFGFVPVYAQLCGRLGLNEADVLTAYSFSVLENQVLAAVKTIPLGQMSGQRILWHLHGLVPAAVEKAMALQDDEMSSSLPQYAMLSMQHETQYSRLFRS, encoded by the coding sequence ATGTCCATTAATGCCGCGCAACTGCTCAAGCTCTTAACGCTTTCTTCAACGGCTTTGCCTGTGGGTGCTTATTGTTATTCACAAGGTGTGGAAAGTGCGATTGAAAAAGGCTTGATCCATGATGAAAACAGCAGCAAAGCCTATTTTGAAGATGTTTTGGAAATGCTGTTGCTTCGCTTCGAGCTGCCTATTTTGCAACGGTTAATGCAGCATTTTTCACAGGAAAATGAATTTTTATATTGGGCGCATTTATATCGGGCGAGTCGTGAAAGTAAGGAACTCTTGGCTGAGTCACAACAGTTGGCATTTTCCTTAAATGCATGGATCAAAGATGTCCTTTTACTTGATGTCACGGTGAAAAAACAGTTTGGTTTTGTGCCTGTCTATGCACAGCTCTGTGGTCGTCTAGGCTTAAACGAGGCGGATGTTTTAACTGCTTATAGTTTTTCTGTTTTAGAAAATCAGGTCTTGGCTGCGGTTAAAACCATTCCATTGGGTCAAATGAGCGGTCAACGGATTTTATGGCATTTGCATGGCTTGGTTCCTGCTGCGGTAGAGAAGGCGATGGCGCTACAGGATGATGAAATGAGTAGCAGTTTGCCACAGTACGCCATGCTCAGTATGCAACATGAAACGCAATATTCAAGATTATTCCGTTCTTAA
- a CDS encoding ammonium transporter has product MEHTGLWVAVIVIVFVMGSIFGLRVSPREKALGMMREKARKMGLHPRLVAAPDWTKVPMATESRASMVAYYSVLIPEARLPLMRARVEDQKLKLLQGDAKFNDFPIALKGIYAIHMQANCVGLYWDEESDLRATQLEDMKAYLFSLAEI; this is encoded by the coding sequence ATGGAACACACAGGTCTTTGGGTAGCAGTCATTGTTATTGTTTTTGTCATGGGCTCAATTTTTGGTTTGCGTGTAAGCCCAAGAGAAAAAGCACTGGGTATGATGCGAGAAAAAGCCAGAAAAATGGGATTACATCCACGATTGGTGGCAGCGCCTGATTGGACAAAAGTACCAATGGCAACTGAAAGTCGTGCCAGTATGGTGGCGTATTATAGTGTGTTAATTCCAGAAGCTCGCCTCCCTTTGATGCGTGCACGTGTAGAAGATCAAAAACTTAAACTGTTGCAGGGCGATGCGAAATTTAATGATTTTCCCATTGCATTAAAAGGTATTTATGCTATTCATATGCAAGCTAACTGTGTGGGACTCTATTGGGATGAAGAATCAGACCTTCGAGCAACCCAGCTAGAAGATATGAAAGCATATTTATTCTCCTTGGCTGAAATTTAA
- the topA gene encoding type I DNA topoisomerase: MAQAPRSTTKSTTAETPNAGKKRALVIVESPAKAKTINKYLGSDYIVKSSVGHVRDLPTGGSSKTTEKKPVTRAKLTDAQKAEKAQTALVNRMGVDPEHDWKAQYEVLPGKEHVVAELKKLAKDADEIYLATDLDREGEAIAWHLREVIGGDDSRYHRVVFNEITKNAIQDAFKQPTRLDLNRVNAQQARRFLDRVVGFMVSPLLWEKIARGLSAGRVQSVAVKLVVEREREIRAFIPEEYWQVFADTKSHKDDIRLEAVKQGGKTLKLQNKAQTDALLKILNNAEYKVSAREDKPTKVNPSAPYITSTLQQAASTRLGFSVKKTMMLAQRLYEAGYITYMRTDSTFLSDDAVNMVRTHIEAEFGTKYLPVKPNRYGNKAGAQEAHEAIRPSNVALKGDQLAGAERDAQRLYDLIWRQFVACQMTPAEYLSSTILVDANGVELKAKGRTLVFDGFTKVRGQNKSDDDVLLPAVKVGEILKLEKLDPSQHFTKPPARFTEASLVKELEKKGIGRPSTYAAIISTIQDRGYVKLDNRRLYAEKMGEIVTDRLDESFNNLMNYAFTADLEGQLDKVADGERNWKELLDSFYGDFKKRLTTAQGENGMRRNLPVEVEAVHCKECERPMQIRTGTTGVFLGCSGYNLPPKERCKGTLNLTPVESLAALSDDDGAETADLMSKKRCPICGTAMDSYVIDGGRKLHICGNNPDCNGYELEEGEFKIKGYDGPTIPCDKCDGEMQLKTGRFGPYFACTSCDNTRKMLKNGQPAPPRVDPIKMEHLRSTKHDDYFVLRDGAAGLFLAASKFPKVRETRAPKVAELRTVADQIDPKYQFILQAPDQDPDGHPTLVKFSRKNQAQYIGSETPEGKQTKWSLVYQDGKWVEA, translated from the coding sequence ATGGCGCAAGCTCCTCGGTCCACAACCAAAAGCACAACTGCAGAAACTCCCAATGCAGGCAAGAAACGTGCCTTAGTGATTGTGGAGTCGCCTGCAAAAGCGAAAACCATTAATAAGTACTTAGGTTCAGATTACATTGTAAAGTCATCTGTAGGTCACGTGCGTGATTTACCGACAGGTGGTTCAAGTAAAACGACAGAAAAAAAACCTGTAACGCGTGCCAAATTGACAGATGCACAGAAGGCTGAAAAAGCACAAACGGCATTGGTCAACCGTATGGGGGTTGACCCAGAGCATGACTGGAAAGCGCAGTATGAAGTGCTTCCAGGCAAAGAGCATGTTGTTGCTGAACTGAAAAAACTCGCTAAAGATGCTGACGAAATCTATCTCGCAACGGATTTGGATAGAGAAGGGGAAGCGATTGCTTGGCATTTACGTGAAGTGATCGGGGGGGACGATAGCCGTTACCATCGTGTTGTTTTTAATGAGATTACCAAAAATGCGATCCAGGATGCGTTTAAACAGCCGACACGCCTTGATTTAAACCGAGTGAATGCACAACAAGCCCGCCGTTTCTTAGATCGTGTGGTGGGCTTTATGGTGTCACCATTGCTATGGGAAAAAATTGCCCGTGGTTTGTCAGCAGGACGGGTACAGTCTGTGGCAGTGAAACTGGTGGTCGAGCGTGAACGTGAAATTCGTGCTTTTATTCCTGAAGAATATTGGCAAGTGTTTGCAGATACTAAGTCTCACAAAGATGACATTCGCTTAGAAGCCGTCAAGCAAGGTGGTAAAACTTTAAAATTGCAAAATAAAGCCCAAACCGATGCTTTATTAAAAATTTTAAATAATGCTGAATATAAAGTTTCAGCCCGTGAAGATAAACCAACGAAGGTCAATCCAAGCGCACCATATATCACCTCGACGCTCCAACAAGCCGCAAGTACACGTCTCGGCTTTTCTGTAAAGAAAACCATGATGCTTGCACAGCGTTTGTATGAAGCAGGTTACATCACCTATATGCGTACTGACTCAACATTCTTGAGTGATGACGCAGTGAATATGGTTCGTACACATATCGAAGCTGAATTTGGTACGAAATACTTGCCGGTAAAGCCAAATCGTTATGGCAATAAAGCAGGTGCACAAGAAGCTCATGAAGCAATTCGTCCATCGAATGTGGCACTAAAAGGTGATCAACTCGCAGGCGCGGAACGTGATGCACAGCGTTTATATGATTTGATTTGGCGTCAATTTGTCGCATGTCAAATGACCCCTGCTGAATATTTATCTTCAACGATTCTGGTGGATGCCAATGGGGTAGAACTTAAAGCCAAAGGTCGTACTTTAGTTTTTGATGGTTTTACCAAAGTTCGTGGTCAAAATAAATCAGATGATGATGTATTACTTCCTGCGGTGAAAGTGGGTGAAATTCTCAAGTTAGAAAAACTTGATCCATCACAACATTTTACTAAACCACCTGCACGTTTTACCGAAGCATCTTTGGTGAAAGAGCTTGAGAAAAAAGGCATTGGTCGTCCTTCGACTTATGCTGCGATTATTTCAACGATTCAAGATCGTGGTTATGTCAAACTCGACAATCGCCGCCTTTATGCTGAGAAAATGGGTGAAATCGTTACAGATCGTTTGGACGAAAGTTTTAACAATCTAATGAATTATGCTTTTACTGCTGATCTTGAAGGTCAACTGGACAAAGTTGCCGATGGTGAGCGTAATTGGAAAGAGTTACTCGACAGTTTCTATGGCGATTTTAAGAAACGTTTGACGACTGCACAGGGTGAAAATGGCATGCGCCGTAATCTTCCTGTTGAAGTTGAGGCAGTACATTGTAAAGAATGTGAACGCCCAATGCAGATTCGTACAGGGACAACTGGTGTGTTCCTTGGCTGCTCTGGTTATAACTTGCCGCCAAAAGAGCGTTGCAAAGGGACATTGAATTTAACGCCTGTCGAGTCACTTGCTGCATTGTCGGACGATGACGGCGCTGAAACTGCAGATTTGATGTCGAAAAAACGCTGCCCAATCTGCGGTACGGCCATGGATAGTTATGTCATTGACGGTGGTCGTAAGCTACATATTTGTGGTAATAACCCTGATTGTAATGGTTATGAACTCGAAGAAGGTGAGTTCAAAATCAAAGGATATGATGGGCCAACTATTCCTTGTGATAAATGTGATGGCGAAATGCAGCTGAAAACGGGACGCTTTGGTCCTTATTTCGCATGTACAAGCTGTGACAACACCCGCAAAATGTTAAAAAATGGTCAACCTGCGCCGCCGCGTGTAGATCCGATCAAAATGGAACATTTACGCTCAACCAAACATGATGATTATTTTGTATTACGTGATGGTGCGGCGGGTCTGTTCTTAGCAGCAAGTAAGTTCCCGAAAGTTCGTGAAACACGTGCACCTAAAGTTGCTGAGTTGCGTACAGTTGCAGATCAGATTGATCCAAAGTACCAATTTATCTTACAAGCTCCTGATCAAGATCCAGATGGCCATCCAACTTTGGTGAAATTTAGCCGTAAAAACCAAGCGCAATATATTGGTTCTGAAACGCCTGAAGGTAAACAAACCAAATGGTCATTGGTTTATCAAGATGGAAAATGGGTTGAAGCTTAA
- a CDS encoding purine-cytosine permease family protein, whose amino-acid sequence MHNPSTTDTFEDKATSSAANETLEDYTLRYAPHSFRRWSPKVVAITALGGIAYLADFSIGASIGMTYGTTNAVMSILFAAIIIFLTGIPLAYYAARYNIDLDLITRGAGFGYMGSVLTSIIFASFTFIFFALEGSIMAQGLLLGLGIPLWAGYLISTVMVIPLVIYGMKALSKLQVWTTPIWLILMIGPVAYLIHKEPSLVSSFATYTGTSGYAPMDMAAIMLGAGICLSLIMQIGEQIDYLRFMPAKTKENSKSWWIAVISAGPGWVILGAIKQIIGAFLGFYLLTKIPGVNATEPVQQFNAAFHDMLPGWLALSLAVILVVISQIKINVTNAYSGSLAWTSAYTRISKHYPGRIVFVIVNLVIALALMEGNMFAVLGKILGFYSNFAIAWVVVVATDIAINKYVLKLSPKEPEYRRDMLYNVNPVGMVSFLAAAGLSIAAFFGLFGDFLAAYSPLIALVVAFVLTPVMGLITQGKYYIKSENDGIKEPRYDAEGTPVATVYHCVSCHEDYERPDIMYSHQHNGVICSLCKTMEK is encoded by the coding sequence ATGCATAACCCATCTACAACAGATACTTTTGAGGATAAAGCCACTTCCTCAGCTGCAAATGAAACATTAGAAGATTACACATTACGTTATGCACCACATAGTTTTCGTCGTTGGAGCCCTAAAGTTGTTGCCATTACCGCATTAGGCGGCATTGCCTATTTAGCTGATTTTTCAATTGGCGCAAGTATTGGTATGACGTATGGTACAACCAATGCTGTCATGTCGATCCTCTTCGCTGCGATCATTATTTTCCTGACAGGTATTCCACTTGCCTATTATGCTGCTCGCTACAATATTGATTTAGATTTGATTACTCGTGGCGCAGGCTTTGGCTATATGGGTTCAGTGTTAACCAGTATTATTTTTGCGAGTTTTACCTTTATTTTCTTTGCGCTTGAAGGTTCAATCATGGCGCAAGGTTTACTGCTCGGGCTTGGTATTCCGCTCTGGGCTGGTTATCTGATTTCCACAGTGATGGTCATTCCCCTTGTGATTTATGGCATGAAAGCACTGAGTAAATTACAAGTATGGACCACGCCGATTTGGTTAATTTTGATGATTGGACCTGTGGCATATTTAATTCATAAAGAACCGAGTTTGGTCAGCTCTTTTGCCACCTATACAGGTACAAGCGGCTATGCACCTATGGACATGGCAGCGATTATGCTAGGTGCAGGGATTTGTTTGTCGCTGATTATGCAAATTGGTGAGCAAATTGATTATTTGCGCTTTATGCCTGCAAAAACCAAAGAAAATAGCAAATCTTGGTGGATTGCAGTCATCTCAGCAGGTCCAGGTTGGGTCATTTTGGGTGCAATTAAACAAATCATTGGTGCATTTTTAGGTTTTTATTTACTGACAAAAATTCCAGGTGTCAATGCAACTGAGCCTGTACAACAGTTCAATGCCGCTTTCCATGACATGTTACCGGGTTGGTTGGCGCTGTCTTTAGCCGTGATTTTAGTGGTGATTTCACAAATTAAAATTAATGTCACCAATGCTTATTCGGGTTCTTTGGCTTGGACGAGTGCGTATACCCGTATCAGCAAACATTATCCGGGACGCATTGTTTTTGTCATTGTTAATCTTGTCATTGCCCTTGCATTGATGGAAGGCAATATGTTTGCGGTCTTAGGTAAAATTTTAGGTTTCTATTCTAACTTTGCCATTGCTTGGGTGGTTGTAGTTGCAACGGATATTGCCATCAATAAATATGTGCTTAAGCTGTCACCGAAAGAGCCTGAATATCGTCGTGACATGTTGTATAACGTCAACCCTGTTGGAATGGTTTCTTTCCTTGCGGCTGCGGGTCTGTCCATTGCTGCATTCTTTGGCTTGTTTGGGGATTTCCTTGCTGCCTATTCTCCATTGATTGCCTTGGTTGTGGCATTTGTACTGACTCCTGTGATGGGCTTAATCACCCAAGGGAAATATTATATTAAGTCTGAAAATGATGGCATCAAAGAGCCTCGTTATGATGCTGAAGGTACACCTGTTGCGACGGTTTATCATTGTGTATCATGTCATGAAGATTATGAACGTCCTGATATTATGTATTCACATCAACATAATGGCGTGATCTGTTCATTGTGCAAAACCATGGAAAAATAA
- a CDS encoding ATP-binding cassette domain-containing protein yields the protein MAYITLRDVQLAFGGPALLDGANFSLERGERVCLIGRNGEGKSTLLKLIEGSLLPDAGEVSLQNGITIAMLAQDVPMDSGKVADIVADGAGQAASVLKAYHEASDACVLGDMEACERMGNLQHQMDQLDGWSLETKVNAILSKMGLDPEADLADLSGGRKRRVLLARALLTQPDVLLLDEPTNHLDVESIEWLEKFLLDQNNLTLLFISHDRSFVDSIATRIVELDRGILRSYEGNYSRYLELKEQQMEAEEKQNALFDKRLAEEEVWIRQGIKARRTRNEGRVRALKALREESKARRSQQGKVSMATQEAQRSGKVVFEIENLSVTFGDNAPIIKDFSALVLRGDRIGLVGDNGVGKTTLIKAILGEQEHTGSVKTGTQLEVAYFDQLRNALDLEKSVKDNVSEGSDFVDVNGGRRHIYSYLQDFLFSPERARTPVKALSGGERNRILLAKLLLKPSNLIVMDEPTNDLDMVTLELLEEMLGGYKGTLLLISHDRAFMDNVVTSTWVFDGKGNIDEYIGGYQDYLEQRPDQTVVDQKSAVKKAAAKAEAAAAQATQPKKVKLSYKDQRALEQLPAEMEALEKEQAEINDLLADGSLFVSDSDQAMKLSNRLTEIDDLLLEKLERWEELEEMSKG from the coding sequence ATGGCCTATATTACTTTAAGGGATGTCCAACTTGCGTTTGGTGGACCTGCCCTGCTCGACGGCGCAAACTTCAGTTTAGAACGTGGCGAACGAGTCTGTTTGATTGGGCGTAACGGTGAAGGTAAGTCTACTTTACTTAAACTGATTGAGGGAAGTTTATTACCTGATGCAGGTGAAGTTTCCTTGCAAAATGGCATCACCATTGCCATGTTGGCGCAAGATGTACCCATGGATTCGGGCAAAGTTGCTGACATCGTTGCTGACGGTGCAGGTCAAGCAGCTTCAGTATTAAAAGCATATCATGAAGCGAGCGATGCTTGTGTACTCGGCGACATGGAAGCCTGTGAACGCATGGGCAATCTACAACATCAGATGGATCAACTCGATGGTTGGTCACTTGAAACCAAAGTCAATGCAATTTTAAGTAAAATGGGCTTAGACCCAGAAGCAGACTTAGCAGATTTATCAGGTGGACGTAAACGCCGTGTGTTATTGGCTCGTGCTTTACTGACCCAGCCTGATGTCCTATTACTCGATGAACCAACTAACCATTTAGACGTTGAAAGTATTGAATGGTTAGAAAAATTTTTGTTGGATCAAAACAATTTAACTTTATTGTTTATTTCGCATGACCGTTCATTTGTTGACAGCATTGCAACCCGTATTGTTGAGCTAGATCGTGGGATTTTACGTAGCTATGAGGGTAACTATTCACGTTATCTTGAGCTAAAAGAACAGCAAATGGAAGCTGAAGAAAAGCAAAATGCGCTGTTTGATAAACGTTTAGCTGAAGAAGAAGTGTGGATTCGTCAAGGGATCAAAGCACGTCGTACCCGTAATGAAGGTCGTGTCCGTGCGTTAAAAGCTTTACGTGAAGAATCGAAAGCGCGTCGCTCACAACAAGGTAAAGTCAGTATGGCGACGCAAGAAGCACAACGCTCAGGTAAAGTGGTCTTTGAGATTGAAAATCTCAGCGTTACTTTTGGTGACAATGCACCGATCATCAAAGATTTCTCTGCATTGGTCTTGCGTGGTGATCGTATTGGTTTAGTCGGTGATAATGGTGTAGGTAAAACCACCCTGATTAAAGCCATTTTAGGTGAGCAAGAACATACGGGCAGCGTTAAAACAGGAACACAGCTTGAAGTCGCCTATTTTGACCAACTGCGTAATGCGCTAGATTTAGAAAAATCAGTCAAAGATAACGTATCAGAAGGTTCTGATTTTGTAGATGTGAATGGTGGTCGCCGTCATATCTATAGTTATTTGCAAGACTTTTTATTCTCACCTGAACGTGCCCGTACACCTGTAAAAGCACTGTCTGGTGGTGAACGTAACCGTATTCTTTTGGCTAAGCTTTTACTTAAACCATCCAACCTGATTGTCATGGACGAACCAACCAATGACTTGGACATGGTAACACTTGAGCTACTCGAAGAAATGCTCGGTGGCTATAAAGGTACATTACTTCTCATCTCGCATGACCGTGCCTTTATGGACAATGTCGTGACGTCGACTTGGGTCTTTGATGGTAAAGGCAATATTGATGAATATATTGGTGGTTATCAGGATTATCTTGAACAGCGCCCTGACCAAACCGTTGTGGATCAAAAGAGTGCAGTAAAAAAAGCTGCAGCAAAAGCTGAAGCGGCGGCAGCACAAGCTACGCAACCGAAAAAAGTTAAGTTGAGCTATAAAGACCAACGTGCTTTAGAGCAACTTCCTGCTGAAATGGAAGCTTTGGAAAAGGAACAAGCTGAAATTAATGACCTACTTGCAGATGGTTCATTGTTTGTTTCTGACTCAGATCAAGCCATGAAACTGTCCAATCGCTTAACCGAAATTGATGATTTATTGCTAGAAAAACTTGAGCGTTGGGAAGAGCTTGAAGAAATGAGTAAAGGTTAA
- a CDS encoding SlyX family protein: protein MTKQKNFDDQASFSAPIEDLQVRITFLDDLVEQLNDQVAQQSLEIADLKKQMKLLYQRVESADLSEGVAAFDPMTNRPPHY from the coding sequence GTGACTAAACAGAAAAATTTTGATGATCAAGCGTCATTTTCCGCACCCATAGAAGATTTGCAAGTCCGAATTACATTTTTAGATGATTTAGTCGAACAATTAAATGATCAAGTGGCACAACAAAGTTTGGAAATTGCAGATTTAAAGAAACAAATGAAGCTACTTTATCAGCGTGTGGAGTCTGCGGATTTATCAGAAGGCGTTGCAGCTTTTGATCCAATGACCAATCGCCCACCTCACTATTAA
- a CDS encoding HupE/UreJ family protein, whose translation MTKFGQKSVLFFLSLSPVFAMAHPGHDQTHSGFAAGFTHPFTGLDHMMMAIALGVLFYSAAKKWNVIGMIGMVLALVGGFVIGVAHWIPEAFAEYGIVASLMVVAIALWSKSNMILPVATAMLVTFHGVAHGAELGGAGHVVGLVTGMVVAMSLIYAVGLLLGKVIADYMPYGKKIVGVFAAFVALITLA comes from the coding sequence ATGACAAAATTTGGGCAAAAAAGTGTTTTATTTTTCTTATCCTTGAGTCCTGTTTTTGCAATGGCACATCCCGGGCATGATCAAACTCACTCAGGTTTTGCAGCAGGATTTACACACCCATTCACAGGACTTGACCATATGATGATGGCGATTGCTTTGGGGGTGTTATTTTATTCAGCCGCTAAAAAATGGAATGTGATCGGCATGATTGGTATGGTCTTGGCTTTGGTTGGTGGCTTTGTAATTGGGGTGGCACATTGGATACCTGAAGCATTTGCAGAATATGGCATTGTGGCTTCGCTGATGGTGGTTGCGATTGCATTATGGTCGAAGTCAAACATGATTTTACCTGTGGCAACGGCGATGTTGGTTACTTTTCATGGTGTTGCGCATGGTGCTGAACTGGGTGGTGCAGGGCATGTCGTAGGCTTGGTTACAGGTATGGTGGTGGCAATGTCACTGATTTATGCTGTGGGTCTACTGTTAGGGAAAGTGATTGCGGACTACATGCCTTATGGTAAAAAAATCGTGGGTGTTTTTGCTGCCTTTGTTGCGTTGATTACTTTGGCTTAA